One Falco peregrinus isolate bFalPer1 chromosome 6, bFalPer1.pri, whole genome shotgun sequence DNA segment encodes these proteins:
- the RBP5 gene encoding retinol-binding protein 5 isoform X1, with protein sequence MPPNLTGYYRFVSQENMDNYLRALDINVVLRKVVCLLKPDKEIIHTGNHMVIRTITSLRDYVMDFDLGVQFEEDLGPVDGRKCQTTVSWEGDQLVCEQLGEKRNRGWRHWLEGDKLHLVRTQLAKIPVAVGGGHRQAYDC encoded by the exons ATGCCCCCCAACCTCACCGGCTACTACCGCTTCGTCTCCCAGGAGAACATGGACAACTACCTGCGCGCTCTAG aTATCAATGTGGTCCTGCGAAAGGTGGTTTGCCTCCTGAAGCCCGATAAAGAGATCATCCATACTGGAAATCACATGGTCATCCGCACGATCACCTCCCTGCGGGACTATGTTATGGATTTTGACCTGGGAGTCCAGTTTGAGGAAGACCTGGGACCTGTGGATGGACGCAAGTGCCAG aCAACTGTCTCCTGGGAGGGGGATCAGCTGGTGTGTGAGCAGCTAGGAGAGAAGAGAAACCGAGGCTGGAGGCACTGGCTGGAGGGGGACAAGCTGCATCTGGTGAGGACGCAGCTTGCTAAAATCCCAGTTGCAGTGGGTGGGGGACACAGACAGG
- the CLSTN3 gene encoding calsyntenin-3 isoform X2, with amino-acid sequence MLQWRGGAGPGAGGCGPGAGAGPRAGLQPAAAMGAPRPRAAVLLPLLCLCAALPGGASNKANKHKPWIEAEYQGIVMENDNTVLLNPPLFALDKDAPLRYAGEICGFRIHGAGVPFEAVILDKATGEGLIRAKEPVDCEAHKEHTFTIQAYDCGEGPDGANTKKSHKATVHVRVNDVNEFAPVFVEKLYRVAVTEGKLYDRILRVEAIDGDCSPQYSQICYYEILTPNIPFLIDNDGNIENTEKLQYSGDHLYKFTVTAYDCGKKRASDDAEVEIQVKPTCKPSWQGWNKRIEYTPGAGSLALFPSIHLETCDEPLWNIQATVELQTNHVAKGCDRDNYSEKSLRKLCGAASGEIDLLPVPGPMANWTARLSVHYSQDSSLIYWFNGSQAAQVPMVNGPNAHEGLSDHFTLSLWMKHAVVPSKGRREEETVICSTVQSEDGYSHYSLTVHGCRIAFLYWPLLESARPVKFLWKLEQVCDDEWHHYALNLEFPTVTLYVDGVSYDPALIHDNGLIHPPRQEPSLMIGACWSGDPLSIHHYFHGYLAGFTVRPGSLESREVIECLYACREGLDYSDFDSLGKGMKVHVNPSQSLLTLEGDDVETFNHAIQHVAYMNSLRFATPGVRPLRLTTTVKCFSEESCVSIPDVEGYVVVLQPDAPQILLSGNTHFAHPASDFEAPDGVPLFPNLQITCSISHQVEAKKDENWHSTVTDTRMSDEIVHNLDGCEISLVGDDLDPEREYLLLDGALLQQRGLELANTSAYLAITGVESIAVYEEILRQVSYHISHGAALYERKFHLSCTEMNGRYSSNEFTVEVNVLHNMNRAAHPNHILSSQQFMHQGHHLPPELSGHSLASTRNNPMVPSAATVIIVVCVGFLALMVILGILRIHSLHRRGAGQEVPGAAEVGHMSTGGKESDMFWDDSALTIIVNPMESYQSCQERAAESSEGRASKGTEDEDDSTDSETPDSPDSNDMDDRHIGKSDGSHRY; translated from the exons ATGCTGCAgtggcggggcggggccgggccgggcgcgggcGGGTGCGGGCCGGgtgcgggagcggggccgcgggcCGGGCTGCAACCCGCTGCCGCCATGGGCGCCCCTCGGCCCCGCGCCGCCgtcctgctccctctgctctgcctctgcgCCGCGCTGCCCGGCGGCGCCTCCAACAAAG CAAACAAGCACAAACCCTGGATCGAAGCTGAGTATCAGGGCATTGTCATGGAGAACGACAACACAGTCCTGCTCAACCCACCGCTCTTTGCACTGGACAAGGACGCGCCGCTGCGCTACGCAG GTGAAATCTGTGGCTTCAGGATCCATGGGGCAGGGGTGCCTTTTGAAGCCGTGATCCTGGACAAAGCTACAGGCGAGGGGCTGATCCGGGCCAAGGAGCCAGTGGACTGTGAAGCACACAAGGAGCACACGTTCACCATCCAGGCTTATGACTGTGGAGAGGGACCTGATGGAGCAAATACCAAGAAATCACACAA GGCCACAGTGCACGTTCGAGTAAACGATGTGAACGAGTTTGCTCCTGTCTTTGTGGAAAAGCTGTATCGAGTGGCAGTGACTGAGGGAAAGCTGTACGACCGCATCTTGCGTGTGGAGGCCATTGATGGAGACTGCTCGCCACAGTACAGCCAGATCTGCTACTATGAGATTCTCACCCCCAACATTCCCTTTCTGATTGACAATGATG GGAACATCGAGaacacagagaagctgcagtaCAGTGGGGATCATCTCTACAAATTCACAGTGACAGCCTATGACTGTGGAAAGAAGCGAGCTTCTGATGATGCAGAAGTGGAAATCCAGGTGAAACCCACCTGCAAGCCCAGCTGGCAGG GTTGGAACAAGAGGATTGAGTACACACCGGGTGCAGGCAGCCTCGCACTGTTCCCCAGCATTCACCTGGAGACCTGCGACGAGCCCCTCTGGAACATCCAGGCCACGGTGGAGCTGCAGACCAACCATGTGGCCAAGGGCTGCGACCGGGATAACTACTCTGAGAAGTCACTACGCAAACTCTGTG GTGCTGCCTCGGGAGAGATTGACCTGCTGCCCGTGCCTGGCCCCATGGCGAACTGGACCGCGCGGCTCTCGGTGCActacagccaggacagcagccTCATCTACTGGTTTAAcggcagccaggctgcccaAGTGCCCATGGTGAATGGGCCCAATGCCCACGAGGGGCTGAGTGACCACTTCACCCTGTCTTTGTGGATGAAGCACGCCGTGGTGCCCAGCAAAGGCAGGCGGGAAGAGGAGACAGTGATCTGCAGCACAGTGCAGAGCG AGGATGGCTACTCGCATTACTCTCTGACTGTGCACGGCTGCCGGATTGCTTTCCTCTACTGGCCACTGCTGGAAAGTGCTAGGCCTGTGAAATTCCTCTGGAAGCTCGAGCAG GTCTGCGATGATGAATGGCACCACTATGCCCTCAACCTGGAGTTCCCCACCGTCACGCTCTACGTGGATGGCGTCTCCTATGACCCTGCCCTCATCCACGACAATGGCCTCATCCACCCACCACGGCAGGAGCCCTCACTCATGATCGGAGCCTGCTGGAGCG GAGACCCTCTGTCGATACACCACTACTTCCATGGTTACTTGGCTGGCTTCACTGTGCGCCCTGGTAGCTTGGAGAGCCGGGAGGTTATTGAATGCCTGTATGCCTGCCGTGAGGGGCTTGATTACAGTGACTTCGACAGTCTGGGCAAAGGGATGAAG GTTCATGTGAACCCCTCTCAGTCCCTGCTCACCTTGGAGGGTGACGATGTGGAAACCTTCAACCACGCAATCCAGCATGTGGCCTACATGAATTCACTGCGCTTTGCTACCCCTGGGGTCCGGCCACTCAGGCTCACCACTACCGTCAA GTGTTTCAGTGAAGAGTCCTGTGTCTCCATTCCTGATGTGGAAGGTTATGTTGTGGTGCTACAGCCGGATGCCCCCCAGATCCTATTGAGTGGCAACACCCACTTTGCTCATCCTGCATCAGACTTTGAGGCTCCAGATGGGGTCCCCCTGTTCCCCAACCTCCAGATCACCTGCTCTATTTCTCACCAGGTGGAGGCCAAGAAGGATGAGAACTGGCACAGTACTG TGACAGACACCCGAATGTCGGATGAGATTGTGCACAACCTGGACGGCTGCGAGATCTCGCTGGTAGGAGATGACTTGGACCCAGAGAGGGAGTATCTGctgctggatggggctctgctgcagcagcgggGCCTGGAGCTTGCGAACACCTCTGCCTACCTGGCCATCACTG GCGTGGAGAGCATTGCAGTTTATGAGGAAATACTACGCCAAGTCTCGTACCACATCAGCCATGGTGCTGCTCTTTATGAAAGGAAGTTTCACCTGTCCTGCACTGAGATGAACGGACGCTACTCCAGCAATGAGTTTACTGTTGAG GTGAATGTCCTCCACAACATGAACCGAGCTGCTCACCCTAACCATATTCTGAGTTCCCAGCAGTTCATGCACCAAGGCCACCATTTACCCCCGGAGTTATCTGGGCACAGTTTGGCAAGCACCCGTAATAACCCAA tggtccccagtgctgccactgTCATCATtgtggtgtgtgtgggttttctGGCACTCATGGTGATCCTTGGCATCCTGCGCATCCATTCCCTCCACCGGCGGGGAGCAGGGCAAGAGGTTCCTGGGGCTGCCGAAGTTGGGCACATGAGCACTGGAGGCAAAGAGAGCGACATGTTCTGGGACGACTCAGCCCTCACCATCATAGTCAACCCCATGGAG TCCTACCAGAGCTGCCaggagagagcagcagaaagcagcgaAGGCAGAGCTAGCAAGGGCACGGAGGATGAAGATGACAGCACCGACTCGGAGACACCCGACTCCCCAGACAGCAATGACATGGATGACCGACACATCGGCAAAAGCGATGGCTCTCACCGCTACTAG
- the CLSTN3 gene encoding calsyntenin-3 isoform X1 produces MLQWRGGAGPGAGGCGPGAGAGPRAGLQPAAAMGAPRPRAAVLLPLLCLCAALPGGASNKANKHKPWIEAEYQGIVMENDNTVLLNPPLFALDKDAPLRYAGEICGFRIHGAGVPFEAVILDKATGEGLIRAKEPVDCEAHKEHTFTIQAYDCGEGPDGANTKKSHKATVHVRVNDVNEFAPVFVEKLYRVAVTEGKLYDRILRVEAIDGDCSPQYSQICYYEILTPNIPFLIDNDGNIENTEKLQYSGDHLYKFTVTAYDCGKKRASDDAEVEIQVKPTCKPSWQGWNKRIEYTPGAGSLALFPSIHLETCDEPLWNIQATVELQTNHVAKGCDRDNYSEKSLRKLCGAASGEIDLLPVPGPMANWTARLSVHYSQDSSLIYWFNGSQAAQVPMVNGPNAHEGLSDHFTLSLWMKHAVVPSKGRREEETVICSTVQSEDGYSHYSLTVHGCRIAFLYWPLLESARPVKFLWKLEQVCDDEWHHYALNLEFPTVTLYVDGVSYDPALIHDNGLIHPPRQEPSLMIGACWSEEKTKEKIKGSENSTDAVQGDPLSIHHYFHGYLAGFTVRPGSLESREVIECLYACREGLDYSDFDSLGKGMKVHVNPSQSLLTLEGDDVETFNHAIQHVAYMNSLRFATPGVRPLRLTTTVKCFSEESCVSIPDVEGYVVVLQPDAPQILLSGNTHFAHPASDFEAPDGVPLFPNLQITCSISHQVEAKKDENWHSTVTDTRMSDEIVHNLDGCEISLVGDDLDPEREYLLLDGALLQQRGLELANTSAYLAITGVESIAVYEEILRQVSYHISHGAALYERKFHLSCTEMNGRYSSNEFTVEVNVLHNMNRAAHPNHILSSQQFMHQGHHLPPELSGHSLASTRNNPMVPSAATVIIVVCVGFLALMVILGILRIHSLHRRGAGQEVPGAAEVGHMSTGGKESDMFWDDSALTIIVNPMESYQSCQERAAESSEGRASKGTEDEDDSTDSETPDSPDSNDMDDRHIGKSDGSHRY; encoded by the exons ATGCTGCAgtggcggggcggggccgggccgggcgcgggcGGGTGCGGGCCGGgtgcgggagcggggccgcgggcCGGGCTGCAACCCGCTGCCGCCATGGGCGCCCCTCGGCCCCGCGCCGCCgtcctgctccctctgctctgcctctgcgCCGCGCTGCCCGGCGGCGCCTCCAACAAAG CAAACAAGCACAAACCCTGGATCGAAGCTGAGTATCAGGGCATTGTCATGGAGAACGACAACACAGTCCTGCTCAACCCACCGCTCTTTGCACTGGACAAGGACGCGCCGCTGCGCTACGCAG GTGAAATCTGTGGCTTCAGGATCCATGGGGCAGGGGTGCCTTTTGAAGCCGTGATCCTGGACAAAGCTACAGGCGAGGGGCTGATCCGGGCCAAGGAGCCAGTGGACTGTGAAGCACACAAGGAGCACACGTTCACCATCCAGGCTTATGACTGTGGAGAGGGACCTGATGGAGCAAATACCAAGAAATCACACAA GGCCACAGTGCACGTTCGAGTAAACGATGTGAACGAGTTTGCTCCTGTCTTTGTGGAAAAGCTGTATCGAGTGGCAGTGACTGAGGGAAAGCTGTACGACCGCATCTTGCGTGTGGAGGCCATTGATGGAGACTGCTCGCCACAGTACAGCCAGATCTGCTACTATGAGATTCTCACCCCCAACATTCCCTTTCTGATTGACAATGATG GGAACATCGAGaacacagagaagctgcagtaCAGTGGGGATCATCTCTACAAATTCACAGTGACAGCCTATGACTGTGGAAAGAAGCGAGCTTCTGATGATGCAGAAGTGGAAATCCAGGTGAAACCCACCTGCAAGCCCAGCTGGCAGG GTTGGAACAAGAGGATTGAGTACACACCGGGTGCAGGCAGCCTCGCACTGTTCCCCAGCATTCACCTGGAGACCTGCGACGAGCCCCTCTGGAACATCCAGGCCACGGTGGAGCTGCAGACCAACCATGTGGCCAAGGGCTGCGACCGGGATAACTACTCTGAGAAGTCACTACGCAAACTCTGTG GTGCTGCCTCGGGAGAGATTGACCTGCTGCCCGTGCCTGGCCCCATGGCGAACTGGACCGCGCGGCTCTCGGTGCActacagccaggacagcagccTCATCTACTGGTTTAAcggcagccaggctgcccaAGTGCCCATGGTGAATGGGCCCAATGCCCACGAGGGGCTGAGTGACCACTTCACCCTGTCTTTGTGGATGAAGCACGCCGTGGTGCCCAGCAAAGGCAGGCGGGAAGAGGAGACAGTGATCTGCAGCACAGTGCAGAGCG AGGATGGCTACTCGCATTACTCTCTGACTGTGCACGGCTGCCGGATTGCTTTCCTCTACTGGCCACTGCTGGAAAGTGCTAGGCCTGTGAAATTCCTCTGGAAGCTCGAGCAG GTCTGCGATGATGAATGGCACCACTATGCCCTCAACCTGGAGTTCCCCACCGTCACGCTCTACGTGGATGGCGTCTCCTATGACCCTGCCCTCATCCACGACAATGGCCTCATCCACCCACCACGGCAGGAGCCCTCACTCATGATCGGAGCCTGCTGGAGCG aggagaaaaccaaagagaaaatcAAAGGAAGCGAGAACTCTACTGATGCTGTACAAG GAGACCCTCTGTCGATACACCACTACTTCCATGGTTACTTGGCTGGCTTCACTGTGCGCCCTGGTAGCTTGGAGAGCCGGGAGGTTATTGAATGCCTGTATGCCTGCCGTGAGGGGCTTGATTACAGTGACTTCGACAGTCTGGGCAAAGGGATGAAG GTTCATGTGAACCCCTCTCAGTCCCTGCTCACCTTGGAGGGTGACGATGTGGAAACCTTCAACCACGCAATCCAGCATGTGGCCTACATGAATTCACTGCGCTTTGCTACCCCTGGGGTCCGGCCACTCAGGCTCACCACTACCGTCAA GTGTTTCAGTGAAGAGTCCTGTGTCTCCATTCCTGATGTGGAAGGTTATGTTGTGGTGCTACAGCCGGATGCCCCCCAGATCCTATTGAGTGGCAACACCCACTTTGCTCATCCTGCATCAGACTTTGAGGCTCCAGATGGGGTCCCCCTGTTCCCCAACCTCCAGATCACCTGCTCTATTTCTCACCAGGTGGAGGCCAAGAAGGATGAGAACTGGCACAGTACTG TGACAGACACCCGAATGTCGGATGAGATTGTGCACAACCTGGACGGCTGCGAGATCTCGCTGGTAGGAGATGACTTGGACCCAGAGAGGGAGTATCTGctgctggatggggctctgctgcagcagcgggGCCTGGAGCTTGCGAACACCTCTGCCTACCTGGCCATCACTG GCGTGGAGAGCATTGCAGTTTATGAGGAAATACTACGCCAAGTCTCGTACCACATCAGCCATGGTGCTGCTCTTTATGAAAGGAAGTTTCACCTGTCCTGCACTGAGATGAACGGACGCTACTCCAGCAATGAGTTTACTGTTGAG GTGAATGTCCTCCACAACATGAACCGAGCTGCTCACCCTAACCATATTCTGAGTTCCCAGCAGTTCATGCACCAAGGCCACCATTTACCCCCGGAGTTATCTGGGCACAGTTTGGCAAGCACCCGTAATAACCCAA tggtccccagtgctgccactgTCATCATtgtggtgtgtgtgggttttctGGCACTCATGGTGATCCTTGGCATCCTGCGCATCCATTCCCTCCACCGGCGGGGAGCAGGGCAAGAGGTTCCTGGGGCTGCCGAAGTTGGGCACATGAGCACTGGAGGCAAAGAGAGCGACATGTTCTGGGACGACTCAGCCCTCACCATCATAGTCAACCCCATGGAG TCCTACCAGAGCTGCCaggagagagcagcagaaagcagcgaAGGCAGAGCTAGCAAGGGCACGGAGGATGAAGATGACAGCACCGACTCGGAGACACCCGACTCCCCAGACAGCAATGACATGGATGACCGACACATCGGCAAAAGCGATGGCTCTCACCGCTACTAG
- the LOC101920417 gene encoding solute carrier family 25 member 33-like isoform X2 produces MRVLSVLLRCGGTAGAILTCPLEVVKTRLQSSQLALRPLCLSELQLPEVSVRLTNPNPPAPGVLKLLRAILEKEGMRSLFRGLGPNLVGVAPSRAIYFAAYSGVKEKLNAVLVPESKKVHMLAAASAGITSATLTNPIWLVKTRMQLEARAKGEMASNALQCAMHVYHTEGLCGFYRGITASYAGVSETIIHFVIYEALKQQLRNSHHSLSPPLTLSSNSHDFFGLMGAAAVSKTCASCIAYPHEVIRTRLREEGSRYRSFIQTLQLVVHEEGPLALYRGLLAHLIRQIPNTAIMMATYELIVRLASSTS; encoded by the exons aTGCGTGTCCTTTCTGTGTTACTGAG ATGtggtggcacagctggagccatCCTGACCTGTCCCCTGGAGGTGGTGAAGACACGTCTGCAGTCATCCCAGCTGGCCCTGCGGCCTCTGTGCCTCTCGGAGCTCCAGCTGCCGGAGGTGAGCGTGAGGCTGACGAACCCCAACCCACCGGCTCCTGGAGTGCTCAAGCTGCTGCG GGCCATCCTCGAGAAGGAAGGCATGCGATCCCTGTTCCGAGGTTTGGGTCCAAACCTTGTTGGCGTTGCTCCTTCCCG GGCTATATATTTTGCTGCCTATTCTGGTGTTAAGGAGAAGCTCAATGCTGTCCTTGTGCCAGAGTCCAAGAAAGTACACATGCTAGCAGCAGCCAGTGCAG GCATTACTTCTGCCACACTTACCAACCCTATCTGGTTAGTGAAAACCAGGATGCAGCTGGAAGCCAG GGCGAAGGGGGAGATGGCCAGCAATGCCCTCCAATGTGCCATGCACGTGTACCACACTGAAGGCCTTTGTGGGTTTTACCGTGGTATCACTGCCTCCTATGCTGGAGTGTCAGAGACCATCATACACTTTGTCATCTATGAAGCactgaaacagcagctgagaaacAGCCATCATTCCCTTTCCCCGCCGCTCACACTGTCATCAAACAGCCATGATTTCTTTGGACTaatgggagctgctgctgtctccaAAACATGTGCTTCATGCATTGCATATCCACATG AGGTCATTCGGACACGGTTGCGAGAAGAAGGGTCACGATACCGTTCCTTTATACAGACTCTGCAGCTTGTGGTCCATGAAGAGGGACCCTTGGCTTTATACCGAGGGCTCCTGGCTCATTTGATCCGCCAGATCCCAAACACAGCTATCATGATGGCTACCTATGAACTCATCGTACGCTTGGCCTCTTCCACCTCATAA
- the LOC101920417 gene encoding solute carrier family 25 member 36-like isoform X1, with product MPQHSTLLHLLAGGCGGTAGAILTCPLEVVKTRLQSSQLALRPLCLSELQLPEVSVRLTNPNPPAPGVLKLLRAILEKEGMRSLFRGLGPNLVGVAPSRAIYFAAYSGVKEKLNAVLVPESKKVHMLAAASAGITSATLTNPIWLVKTRMQLEARAKGEMASNALQCAMHVYHTEGLCGFYRGITASYAGVSETIIHFVIYEALKQQLRNSHHSLSPPLTLSSNSHDFFGLMGAAAVSKTCASCIAYPHEVIRTRLREEGSRYRSFIQTLQLVVHEEGPLALYRGLLAHLIRQIPNTAIMMATYELIVRLASSTS from the exons ATGCCgcagcacagcaccctgctCCACCTGCTCGCCGGAGG ATGtggtggcacagctggagccatCCTGACCTGTCCCCTGGAGGTGGTGAAGACACGTCTGCAGTCATCCCAGCTGGCCCTGCGGCCTCTGTGCCTCTCGGAGCTCCAGCTGCCGGAGGTGAGCGTGAGGCTGACGAACCCCAACCCACCGGCTCCTGGAGTGCTCAAGCTGCTGCG GGCCATCCTCGAGAAGGAAGGCATGCGATCCCTGTTCCGAGGTTTGGGTCCAAACCTTGTTGGCGTTGCTCCTTCCCG GGCTATATATTTTGCTGCCTATTCTGGTGTTAAGGAGAAGCTCAATGCTGTCCTTGTGCCAGAGTCCAAGAAAGTACACATGCTAGCAGCAGCCAGTGCAG GCATTACTTCTGCCACACTTACCAACCCTATCTGGTTAGTGAAAACCAGGATGCAGCTGGAAGCCAG GGCGAAGGGGGAGATGGCCAGCAATGCCCTCCAATGTGCCATGCACGTGTACCACACTGAAGGCCTTTGTGGGTTTTACCGTGGTATCACTGCCTCCTATGCTGGAGTGTCAGAGACCATCATACACTTTGTCATCTATGAAGCactgaaacagcagctgagaaacAGCCATCATTCCCTTTCCCCGCCGCTCACACTGTCATCAAACAGCCATGATTTCTTTGGACTaatgggagctgctgctgtctccaAAACATGTGCTTCATGCATTGCATATCCACATG AGGTCATTCGGACACGGTTGCGAGAAGAAGGGTCACGATACCGTTCCTTTATACAGACTCTGCAGCTTGTGGTCCATGAAGAGGGACCCTTGGCTTTATACCGAGGGCTCCTGGCTCATTTGATCCGCCAGATCCCAAACACAGCTATCATGATGGCTACCTATGAACTCATCGTACGCTTGGCCTCTTCCACCTCATAA